In one Lycium barbarum isolate Lr01 chromosome 7, ASM1917538v2, whole genome shotgun sequence genomic region, the following are encoded:
- the LOC132602893 gene encoding uncharacterized protein LOC132602893: MRKVLQSVRQIKSAMRYRKENNVLNSLVRRQFFSTDLSRGCLCKVSYNGGISRYTQRYYMSSRAKFADVATVNNGEETRGGPLVEYERRIAEGELLDGDACQVGTLQELQRLYDQLIEKAEECRLDKYASSDKAGRSRWLWSRLLPQSSFAPVKGLYLYGGVGTGKTMLMDLFFDQLPASWRKKRIHFHDFMLNVHSRLQKHKGLADPLEVVAGEISDESILLCLDEFMVTDVADALILNRLFRQLFSNGAILVATSNRAPDNLYERGLQRDLFLPFIATLKERCVVREIGSAVDYRKLTSAETGFYFIGKDLSSVIKKHFQMLVGDAQPVPQEVEVVMGRKLQVPLGANGCALFSFEELCDRPLGAADYFGLFKKFHTVALDGVPIFGLHNKTAAYRFVTLVDVIYENRARLLCTAEGTPLELFERIVTISDAQQMAPRTSSRSRKNDDFDLCVDNELGFAKDRTISRLTEMNSREYLEQHAEMLAKKQQLLQENRAENAIEA, encoded by the exons ATGAGGAAAGTTCTGCAATCTGTGAGGCAAATTAAATCCGCTATGCGATATAGAAAGGAAAATAATGTGCTTAATAGTCTTGTAAGAAGACAATTTTTTTCGACTGATTTAAGTCGTGGCTGTTTATGCAAAGTGTCCTACAATGGTGGTATTAGCAGATACACTCAACGGTATTATATGTCGTCCAGAGCCAAGTTTGCCGATGTAGCTACGGTTAATAATGGAG AGGAGACCAGAGGTGGGCCTCTAGTGGAATATGAACGAAGAATTGCTGAGGGTGAGCTCTTGGATGGAGATGCTTGCCAG GTAGGCACATTGCAAGAGCTCCAAAGACTTTATGATCAGCTCATCGAAAAAGCTGAAGAGTGTCGGTTAGACAAATATGCCTCTTCTGATAAGGCTGGAAG GAGTCGATGGTTATGGTCTCGTCTCCTACCACAGTCGTCATTTGCCCCTGTCAAAGGATTATATCTTTATGGCGGAGTAGGGACAGGCAAAACTATGTTAATGGACCTGTTCTTCGACCAGTT ACCTGCCAGTTGGAGGAAAAAGAGAATCCATTTCCACGACTTCATGCTGAATGTTCACAGCCGATTACAG AAGCACAAGGGTTTGGCAGATCCTCTAGAAGTTGTGGCAGGAGAGATATCTGATGAGTCGATTTTGTTGTGTCTTGATGAATTCATG GTAACTGATGTGGCCGATGCACTGATACTGAACCGCTTATTCAGACAATTATTTAGCAATGGTGCT ATTCTTGTTGCTACTTCAAACCGTGCTCCCGATAACCTTTATGAACGTGGACTGCAGAGGGATCTTTTCCTTCCCTTTATAGCTACTTTAAAG GAAAGATGTGTAGTACGTGAAATTGGTTCTGCGGTGGACTACAGGAAGTTGACTTCG GCCGAAACAGGCTTTTACTTTATCGGAAAAGATCTGTCGAGCGTCATTAAAAAGCATTTCCAAATGCTAGTCGGGGATGCTCAACCGGTACCACAAGAGGTCGAAGTTGTCATGGGAAGGAAATTACAG GTTCCACTGGGTGCTAACGGATGTGCATTATTTTCATTTGAGGAACTCTGCGACAGGCCTCTTGGTGCAGCAGACTATTTTGGACTATTTA AAAAATTTCATACGGTGGCTCTGGATGGCGTACCGATTTTTGGGCTTCATAATAAAACTGCAGCATACCGTTTTGTGACGTTGGTTGAT GTAATATATGAAAATAGAGCAAGACTTTTATGCACAGCTGAGGGGACTCCACTTGAACTTTTCGAGAGGATCGTGACAATATCTGACGCCCAACAAATGGCACCTAGAACATCTTCAAGGTCAAGGAAGAACGATGATTTTGACCTTTGCGTGGACAACGAGTTGGGTTTTGCAAAAGATCGTACCATTAGTCG